In the genome of Nocardioides seonyuensis, one region contains:
- a CDS encoding response regulator codes for MVRVMVVDDHPMWRDAVERDLVAAGHQVVAVAANGREALARFSAVAPDVVVLDLQIPEPNGVEVTRQMIEHDPGTKVLILSASGEQDDVLEAIKAGATGYLVKSSSSGDLIDAVRRVSEGDTVFTPGLAGLVLGEFRRIAEGPDDDPASALTERETEILKMVATGMAYKQIAQRLVLSPRTVQNHVQNTLRKLQMNNRVQLTRWAIEHGLDHTE; via the coding sequence ATGGTCAGGGTGATGGTGGTCGACGACCACCCGATGTGGCGAGACGCGGTCGAGCGCGACCTGGTGGCAGCCGGTCACCAGGTGGTGGCGGTGGCGGCCAACGGGCGTGAGGCCCTGGCCCGGTTCTCCGCGGTCGCACCTGACGTCGTCGTGCTCGACCTGCAGATCCCCGAGCCCAATGGCGTCGAGGTGACCCGCCAGATGATCGAGCACGACCCCGGCACCAAGGTGCTGATCCTGTCGGCCTCGGGCGAGCAGGACGACGTGCTCGAGGCGATCAAGGCCGGCGCGACCGGCTACCTGGTGAAGTCCTCCTCGAGTGGCGACCTGATCGACGCCGTGCGTCGCGTCTCCGAGGGAGACACCGTCTTCACCCCCGGCCTCGCCGGGCTGGTCCTCGGCGAGTTCCGCCGCATCGCGGAGGGACCCGACGACGACCCCGCATCGGCGCTCACCGAGCGCGAGACCGAGATCCTGAAGATGGTCGCCACCGGGATGGCCTACAAGCAGATCGCGCAACGCCTCGTGCTGTCGCCTCGCACGGTCCAGAACCACGTGCAGAACACCCTGCGCAAGCTCCAGATGAACAACCGAGTGCAGCTCACGCGATGGGCGATCGAGCACGGGCTTGACCACACCGAGTGA
- a CDS encoding DUF1028 domain-containing protein yields the protein MTFSIVARSADGESWGVAVASKFLAVGSAVPAAVARVGAIATQADANISYKFVGLAHLDEGATAQVALDRLLEEDDGREDRQVGIVDSDGTPATFTGRDCFDWAGGSAGQTDDGAGYAIQGNILTGPEVVEAMVAAFSDAHDQPFARQLLAALRAGDDAGGDRRGRQSAALLVVREGAGYGGFDDTAVDLRVDDHAAPVTELTRLLDLNDLYLTASTPEEQVAVTDEIHDELEAFARAHGHEHFREWVGSENYEMRVAPGLRPEWIDRQVLAIVRGQA from the coding sequence ATGACCTTCTCGATCGTGGCCAGATCCGCTGACGGCGAGTCCTGGGGGGTGGCGGTGGCCTCCAAGTTCCTCGCGGTCGGCTCGGCCGTGCCGGCCGCTGTCGCTCGCGTCGGCGCGATCGCCACCCAGGCCGACGCCAACATCTCCTACAAGTTCGTGGGCCTGGCCCACCTCGACGAGGGGGCCACCGCACAGGTCGCCCTCGACCGGCTGTTGGAGGAGGACGACGGGCGCGAGGACCGGCAGGTGGGGATCGTCGACTCCGATGGGACGCCGGCCACGTTCACCGGCCGCGACTGCTTCGACTGGGCCGGCGGCTCCGCCGGACAGACCGACGACGGCGCCGGCTACGCGATCCAGGGCAACATCCTGACCGGCCCCGAGGTGGTCGAGGCGATGGTGGCCGCGTTCAGCGACGCCCATGACCAGCCCTTCGCACGCCAGCTGCTCGCTGCGCTGCGAGCAGGGGACGACGCAGGCGGAGACCGCCGCGGAAGGCAGTCCGCCGCGCTGCTCGTCGTACGCGAGGGAGCCGGCTACGGCGGCTTCGACGACACCGCCGTCGACCTCCGGGTGGACGACCACGCTGCCCCGGTGACCGAGCTGACGCGTCTGCTCGACCTCAACGACCTCTACCTCACGGCGTCCACGCCCGAGGAGCAGGTTGCGGTGACCGACGAGATCCACGACGAGCTCGAGGCGTTCGCCCGGGCACACGGCCACGAGCACTTCCGCGAGTGGGTCGGCTCCGAGAACTACGAGATGCGGGTGGCCCCCGGGCTGCGGCCCGAGTGGATCGACCGCCAGGTCCTGGCCATCGTGCGGGGACAGGCGTGA
- the macS gene encoding MacS family sensor histidine kinase, with protein MAVEDRLFRALAIARVVVTVNMVVLNAYRHDNFEHPTTALVVVLGLVLWTVLALWLFDAHRRRTPLLLVADLVVACAAMALTPLVKTESFNATIPGFWVMGALFAWAVHWHWKGGLAAGAALSATDLLIRDSVDQGNYGNVFLLMIGGPIVGYMCASLQRMAAERDAAERAAAAAEERTRLARAVHDGVLQVLAMVQRQGAAAGGEWARLGALAGEQERSVRSLIRQQDSLMAPSGATTDLAGALESLGTSHPVRVEVATPGGPVLLDSDRAAEIVAVVRACLDNVLAHVGPDATAWVLLQASAEAVVVSVRDDGDGIPPGRLEAAERDGRLGVASSIRGRIADLGGTASLDTGEWGTSWEIEVPR; from the coding sequence GTGGCGGTCGAGGACCGTCTCTTCCGCGCCCTGGCGATCGCGCGGGTCGTCGTCACGGTCAACATGGTCGTGCTCAACGCCTACCGCCACGACAACTTCGAGCACCCGACCACCGCACTGGTGGTGGTCCTCGGCCTGGTGCTCTGGACGGTGCTGGCGCTCTGGCTGTTCGACGCCCACCGCCGCCGTACGCCGCTGCTGCTGGTCGCGGACCTCGTGGTGGCGTGTGCGGCGATGGCGCTGACGCCCCTGGTCAAGACGGAGTCGTTCAACGCGACCATCCCCGGCTTCTGGGTGATGGGGGCGCTGTTCGCGTGGGCGGTCCACTGGCACTGGAAGGGTGGCCTCGCCGCGGGCGCGGCGCTGTCGGCGACCGACCTGCTCATCCGTGACTCCGTCGACCAGGGCAACTACGGCAACGTCTTCCTGCTGATGATCGGCGGCCCCATCGTCGGCTACATGTGCGCCTCCCTGCAGCGGATGGCGGCCGAGCGCGATGCCGCGGAGCGGGCTGCTGCCGCCGCCGAGGAGCGCACCCGACTCGCCCGTGCCGTGCACGACGGGGTCCTCCAGGTGCTTGCGATGGTGCAGCGCCAGGGTGCGGCCGCCGGCGGGGAGTGGGCGCGCCTCGGGGCGCTCGCCGGCGAGCAGGAACGCTCGGTGCGCTCCCTCATCCGCCAGCAGGACTCACTCATGGCGCCGAGTGGGGCGACCACCGACCTGGCGGGAGCCCTCGAGTCGCTCGGCACCTCCCACCCGGTCCGCGTGGAGGTCGCGACACCGGGCGGCCCGGTCCTCCTGGACTCCGACCGGGCGGCGGAGATCGTCGCGGTCGTGCGTGCCTGCCTCGACAACGTGCTGGCCCACGTCGGCCCCGACGCGACGGCGTGGGTGCTGCTCCAGGCCTCCGCCGAGGCGGTCGTCGTCTCCGTGCGCGACGACGGCGACGGCATCCCACCGGGCCGCCTGGAGGCGGCCGAGCGCGACGGCCGACTGGGCGTCGCGTCCTCGATCCGCGGCAGGATCGCCGACCTCGGTGGCACCGCCTCGCTCGACACCGGCGAGTGGGGGACCTCGTGGGAGATCGAGGTGCCCAGGTGA
- the glpK gene encoding glycerol kinase GlpK yields the protein MSILAIDAGTTGVTAVVVSTEGHITAKGYQEFRQHFPRPGWVEHSAEEIWQATLEATREVLAQVDQSELTAIGITNQRETVVLWDRETLSSPRRAIVWQDRRTADICTRLRDEGHEQRVTELTGLRLDPYFSGTKLMWLAEHEPHTWALVQSGRYAVGTVDSYLIARMTRGTWHVTDVSNASRTLLLDLEAGEWSDELCSLFGVPRDALPDLVPNWGEVAPSDPAVFAGLSLPIAGIAGDQQSALFGQTCFAEGESKCTYGTGSFILTNTGTTVVRSEAGLLSTAAWRSPEGETTYALEGAIFVTGAAVQWLRDGLQIVGSAEETAAIAATVPDTDGVVFVPALTGLGAPHWDPHARGTILGITRGTTRAHLVRATLEAIAFEVRDVLETMPEAAAVRVDGGAAANDLLCQLQADQVGLPVERPKIVETTALGAAFLAGLGTGAWSSTDDLRETWALDRRFEPTGDREAHEASYRRWTAAVERAKGWAEV from the coding sequence GTGAGCATCCTCGCGATCGACGCCGGCACCACCGGCGTCACTGCCGTCGTCGTCAGCACCGAGGGCCACATCACCGCCAAGGGCTACCAGGAGTTCCGCCAGCACTTCCCGCGGCCGGGATGGGTCGAGCACTCGGCCGAGGAGATCTGGCAGGCCACCTTGGAGGCCACCCGCGAGGTGCTGGCCCAGGTCGACCAGTCCGAGCTGACCGCCATCGGCATCACCAACCAACGCGAGACCGTGGTCCTGTGGGACCGCGAGACCCTCTCCTCGCCCCGTCGCGCCATCGTCTGGCAGGACCGGCGCACCGCCGACATCTGCACCCGGCTGCGCGACGAGGGTCACGAGCAGCGGGTCACCGAGCTGACCGGGCTCCGCCTCGACCCCTATTTCTCCGGCACCAAGCTCATGTGGCTCGCCGAGCACGAACCCCACACCTGGGCGCTCGTCCAGTCCGGTCGCTACGCCGTCGGCACCGTCGACTCCTACCTCATCGCGCGGATGACCCGTGGCACCTGGCACGTCACCGACGTCTCCAACGCCTCGCGCACGCTCCTGCTCGACCTCGAGGCCGGCGAGTGGTCAGACGAGCTGTGCTCGCTCTTCGGAGTTCCTCGCGACGCGCTCCCTGACCTGGTGCCCAACTGGGGCGAGGTCGCACCCAGCGACCCCGCCGTCTTCGCCGGGCTCTCCCTGCCGATCGCCGGCATCGCGGGGGACCAGCAGTCCGCGCTCTTCGGCCAGACGTGCTTCGCCGAGGGCGAGTCCAAGTGCACCTACGGCACCGGATCGTTCATCCTCACCAACACCGGGACCACGGTGGTGCGCAGCGAGGCGGGCCTGCTCTCGACCGCCGCCTGGCGCTCACCCGAGGGCGAGACCACCTACGCCCTCGAAGGCGCGATCTTCGTGACGGGAGCCGCCGTGCAGTGGCTCCGCGACGGGCTCCAGATCGTGGGGTCGGCTGAGGAGACCGCGGCGATCGCGGCAACCGTCCCCGACACCGACGGCGTCGTTTTCGTGCCCGCGCTCACCGGGCTGGGCGCCCCCCACTGGGACCCCCACGCGCGCGGCACCATCCTGGGGATCACCCGAGGCACGACCCGGGCACACCTGGTCCGCGCCACCCTCGAGGCGATCGCCTTCGAGGTACGCGACGTGCTCGAGACGATGCCCGAGGCCGCTGCCGTGCGCGTCGACGGCGGCGCGGCTGCCAACGACCTGCTCTGCCAGCTCCAGGCCGACCAGGTGGGCCTGCCGGTCGAGCGGCCGAAGATCGTCGAGACCACAGCACTCGGAGCGGCGTTCCTGGCCGGGCTCGGGACCGGTGCGTGGAGCTCGACCGACGACCTGCGCGAGACGTGGGCGCTGGACCGGCGCTTCGAGCCGACGGGCGACCGCGAGGCCCACGAGGCGTCGTACCGCCGGTGGACGGCGGCCGTCGAGCGCGCCAAGGGTTGGGCGGAGGTCTAG
- a CDS encoding flavin reductase family protein has product MTIHDSHPFPTPDDAVRRFRGRSGGAVSLWTTGDEDDRAGLTVSSWLVAGGEPGRVLALLDPVADLTELLLERRRGVVQLLRWAHRDLADAFAGVAPAPGGPWRLDQWESTSHGPRLASATTWADVSVESDVEVGWSRLVTCTIDALVVGDDSDPLIHRRGRYVRPAGD; this is encoded by the coding sequence GTGACGATCCACGACAGCCACCCCTTCCCGACGCCCGACGACGCCGTGCGCCGGTTCCGCGGTCGCTCCGGTGGAGCCGTCTCGCTCTGGACCACGGGTGACGAGGACGACCGGGCCGGGCTCACCGTGAGCTCGTGGCTGGTGGCCGGCGGGGAGCCGGGTCGCGTCCTCGCCCTTCTCGATCCGGTCGCAGACCTCACCGAGCTGCTGCTCGAGCGGCGGCGTGGGGTCGTCCAGCTGTTGCGCTGGGCCCACCGTGACCTCGCCGACGCCTTCGCAGGGGTCGCGCCGGCGCCCGGCGGCCCGTGGCGACTGGACCAGTGGGAGTCGACCTCGCACGGGCCACGGCTGGCGTCGGCGACGACCTGGGCCGACGTCTCGGTCGAGTCCGACGTCGAGGTCGGCTGGTCGCGCCTGGTCACCTGCACGATCGACGCCCTGGTCGTCGGCGACGACTCGGACCCCCTGATCCATCGAAGGGGCCGCTACGTGCGGCCCGCGGGGGACTAG
- a CDS encoding TadE/TadG family type IV pilus assembly protein: MRAPRLWSRRPREERGAAALEFALVLIPLLMILGGIVNFGVAFGQQLALDNAVRQAARAAVVDAGGDVVAIAVTEFDNSALAATDTPTITFPGAISTCEDSDFGQSLTVAGDVTTEFLFPWMLPGLPDEIDIHSEAEFQCEYS; the protein is encoded by the coding sequence ATGCGAGCTCCGAGACTGTGGTCGCGTCGACCTCGCGAGGAACGCGGGGCAGCGGCGCTGGAGTTCGCACTCGTGCTGATCCCCCTCCTGATGATCCTGGGCGGCATCGTCAACTTCGGGGTCGCATTCGGCCAACAGCTCGCCCTCGACAACGCGGTCAGGCAGGCGGCCCGCGCGGCCGTCGTCGACGCCGGCGGTGACGTCGTGGCGATTGCGGTCACTGAGTTCGACAACAGCGCGCTCGCTGCGACGGACACTCCGACCATCACCTTCCCCGGAGCCATCAGCACCTGCGAGGACAGCGACTTCGGCCAGAGCCTGACCGTCGCGGGGGACGTGACGACGGAGTTCCTGTTCCCGTGGATGCTCCCCGGACTGCCCGATGAGATCGACATTCACAGTGAGGCGGAGTTCCAGTGCGAGTACTCATGA
- a CDS encoding GNAT family N-acetyltransferase, translated as MTTPSETRPARATWRRASPEDAGALRDLERDSNLVGLAHVFGELPFPSDAVLARWALVLDDPGVVTEVVDGPEGLLAFAAHDGDSLRHLGVHPSAWGRGLGSAGVGRAVAAGARRLWVLELNHRARELYERLGWTPTGVTQECPWPPHPTELEYALAGGQ; from the coding sequence TTGACCACACCGAGTGAGACGCGGCCAGCTCGCGCCACCTGGCGGCGGGCCAGCCCGGAGGACGCAGGAGCCCTGCGCGACCTCGAGCGCGACTCCAACCTCGTGGGGCTCGCACACGTCTTCGGCGAGCTGCCCTTCCCGTCCGACGCCGTGCTGGCCCGCTGGGCCCTGGTGCTGGACGACCCCGGCGTCGTGACCGAGGTCGTGGACGGGCCGGAGGGCCTGCTGGCGTTCGCCGCCCACGACGGCGACTCGCTGAGGCACCTCGGCGTCCACCCGTCGGCCTGGGGGCGCGGCCTCGGCTCGGCCGGGGTGGGGCGTGCCGTCGCAGCGGGCGCGAGGAGGCTGTGGGTGCTCGAGCTCAACCACCGCGCGAGAGAGCTCTACGAGCGGCTCGGGTGGACGCCGACCGGGGTCACCCAGGAGTGCCCGTGGCCGCCCCATCCCACCGAGCTGGAGTACGCCCTCGCTGGTGGGCAATAG
- a CDS encoding alpha/beta hydrolase, producing the protein MKNPLRRPPAAPLDPVLVAPMSTPARPELTGGRRVGVLVQHGFTGSPASMRPWAEELAAHGYAVEMPLLPGHGTRWQDLNRTTFADWYAAVDAAVDRLVAENDEVVAVGLSLGGALCLRLAADRGDDLAGVVVVNPAVDTLRKDVRLLPLLKHVVPAFPGIANDTKKPGVDEVAYPMTPLRAAASMFAAFKQLRADLPRITVPVLFFRSAEDHVVDISSSRALNSGISSRDFTERVLDNSFHVATLDNDAPRIFAESIEFIERVTTRDAEQG; encoded by the coding sequence GTGAAGAACCCGCTCCGCCGGCCTCCGGCCGCACCCCTGGACCCCGTCCTCGTCGCCCCCATGTCGACCCCGGCCCGCCCCGAGCTCACCGGCGGCCGTCGGGTGGGTGTGCTCGTGCAGCACGGGTTCACCGGCAGTCCTGCGTCCATGCGCCCCTGGGCGGAGGAGCTCGCCGCCCACGGCTACGCGGTGGAGATGCCGCTCCTGCCCGGGCACGGCACCCGGTGGCAGGACCTCAACCGGACCACGTTCGCCGACTGGTACGCCGCGGTCGACGCGGCCGTGGACCGGCTCGTCGCCGAGAACGACGAGGTGGTCGCCGTCGGCCTCTCGCTGGGCGGTGCGCTGTGCCTGCGGCTCGCCGCCGACCGCGGCGACGACCTGGCCGGCGTCGTCGTCGTCAACCCGGCTGTCGACACGCTCCGCAAGGACGTCAGGCTGCTGCCCCTGCTCAAGCACGTCGTGCCGGCCTTCCCGGGCATCGCCAACGACACCAAGAAGCCGGGTGTCGACGAGGTCGCCTACCCCATGACGCCGCTGCGCGCCGCAGCCTCGATGTTCGCGGCGTTCAAGCAGCTGCGGGCGGACCTTCCCCGGATCACCGTCCCCGTGCTCTTCTTCCGGTCGGCCGAGGACCACGTCGTCGACATCTCCAGCTCCCGCGCGCTGAACAGCGGCATCTCCTCGCGCGACTTCACCGAGCGCGTCCTCGACAACAGCTTCCACGTCGCCACCCTCGACAACGACGCCCCGCGGATCTTCGCCGAGTCGATCGAGTTCATCGAGCGCGTGACGACTCGCGACGCCGAGCAGGGCTAG
- a CDS encoding TIGR00300 family protein: MSASETVEVTGHLMDSGILSAILDDIREYDGDYIIDRFDVGHEAADTSRAQITVTAEDDEALQRLLMRLQTRGVNQVHPGEATFTEADMDGVFPDGFYSTTNLETKVRIEGRWYDVENPEMDCGLVVEAQGDGYRVYTLPMSDVRTGMLVICSASGVRVSIPVADKSSASFGFMESDVSSEKPQAVLVRQVAEGMREARAAGKKVLWVGGPGVVHTGAAPAMVALVKAGFVDVLFAGNALATHDIESSLYGTSLGIDLTMGQGVEHGHEHHIRALNTIRKAGSIKDAVDQGVLTGGIMHALVTEGKKFVLVGSVRDDGPLPDVHTDVIEGQRAMRAELQDVGFCLMVATMLHSVATGNILPASIPLVCVDINPATVTKLADRGSSHARGIVTDVGLFLEQLALELVPDYRRA; encoded by the coding sequence GTGAGTGCGAGCGAGACCGTCGAAGTCACCGGCCACCTGATGGACAGCGGCATCCTTTCCGCCATCCTCGACGACATCCGGGAGTACGACGGCGACTACATCATCGACCGGTTCGACGTGGGCCACGAGGCAGCCGACACCAGCCGAGCCCAGATCACGGTGACGGCGGAGGACGACGAGGCGCTGCAGCGGCTGCTCATGCGCCTGCAGACGCGCGGGGTCAACCAGGTCCACCCCGGCGAGGCCACCTTCACCGAGGCCGACATGGACGGCGTGTTCCCCGACGGCTTCTACTCCACCACCAACCTCGAGACCAAGGTCCGCATCGAGGGTCGCTGGTACGACGTCGAGAACCCCGAGATGGACTGCGGTCTCGTCGTGGAGGCGCAGGGAGACGGCTACCGGGTCTACACGCTCCCGATGTCCGACGTCCGCACCGGCATGCTCGTGATCTGCAGCGCCTCCGGCGTGAGGGTCTCCATCCCGGTGGCCGACAAGAGCAGCGCCTCGTTCGGCTTCATGGAGTCCGACGTCTCGTCCGAGAAGCCGCAGGCCGTGCTGGTCAGGCAGGTCGCCGAGGGCATGCGAGAGGCCAGGGCAGCCGGCAAGAAGGTCCTGTGGGTCGGCGGCCCCGGGGTCGTCCACACCGGGGCCGCCCCCGCCATGGTGGCCCTGGTCAAGGCGGGCTTCGTCGACGTCCTCTTCGCAGGCAACGCGCTCGCCACCCACGACATCGAGTCGTCGCTCTACGGCACCAGCCTGGGCATCGACCTGACCATGGGGCAGGGCGTCGAGCACGGCCACGAGCACCACATCCGAGCACTCAACACCATCCGCAAGGCCGGCTCGATCAAGGACGCGGTCGACCAGGGAGTGCTGACCGGCGGCATCATGCATGCGCTGGTGACCGAGGGCAAGAAGTTCGTGCTGGTGGGCTCCGTGCGTGACGACGGGCCACTGCCCGACGTCCACACCGACGTCATCGAGGGCCAGCGGGCCATGCGCGCCGAGCTCCAGGACGTCGGCTTCTGCCTGATGGTGGCGACGATGCTCCACTCCGTGGCGACCGGCAACATCCTCCCGGCGTCGATCCCGCTCGTGTGCGTCGACATCAACCCCGCCACCGTGACCAAGCTCGCCGACCGCGGGTCCAGCCACGCCCGCGGCATCGTCACCGACGTCGGGCTGTTCCTCGAGCAGCTGGCCCTGGAGCTGGTGCCGGACTACCGCCGCGCCTGA
- a CDS encoding lysophospholipid acyltransferase family protein yields the protein MLYWFLKWIAIGPVLRLIFRPRAYGVEHVPEEGPAILASNHLSYADWLFMPLTLPRRVTFVAKAEYFNTPGVKGWFQRKFFSGSGQVPIDRSGANAAEGALKAAKRILAEGELFGIYPEGTRSHDGKLYRGKTGVARLALESGAPVVPCAVVGTDVVAPTGKIFGSWTRPTVRFGKPLDFSRYEGLENDRYILRSITDEIMYEIMRLSEQEYVDVYAAKAKELDKEKARQSTEAEKKAS from the coding sequence GTGCTCTACTGGTTCCTCAAATGGATCGCCATCGGCCCGGTCCTGCGGCTGATCTTCCGTCCGCGCGCCTACGGCGTCGAGCACGTGCCCGAGGAGGGCCCGGCGATCCTGGCGAGCAACCACCTCTCCTACGCCGACTGGCTCTTCATGCCGCTGACCCTGCCGCGGCGGGTGACCTTCGTCGCCAAGGCGGAGTACTTCAACACCCCCGGCGTCAAGGGCTGGTTCCAGAGGAAGTTCTTCTCCGGTTCCGGGCAGGTGCCGATCGACCGCTCCGGCGCGAACGCCGCCGAAGGAGCCCTGAAGGCCGCGAAGAGGATCCTCGCCGAGGGTGAGCTCTTCGGCATCTACCCCGAGGGCACGCGGTCCCACGACGGCAAGCTCTACCGCGGCAAGACCGGCGTGGCTCGGCTGGCGCTGGAGAGCGGCGCGCCGGTCGTGCCGTGCGCCGTGGTCGGCACCGACGTCGTGGCCCCCACCGGCAAGATCTTCGGCTCGTGGACCCGCCCGACGGTGCGCTTCGGCAAGCCCTTGGACTTCTCGCGCTACGAGGGCCTGGAGAACGACCGCTACATCCTGCGCTCGATCACCGACGAGATCATGTACGAGATCATGCGGCTCTCCGAGCAGGAGTACGTCGACGTGTATGCCGCCAAGGCCAAGGAGCTCGACAAGGAGAAGGCACGGCAGTCGACCGAGGCCGAGAAGAAGGCATCCTGA
- a CDS encoding pilus assembly protein TadG-related protein, which translates to MKRRRDRDEQGVTIVLVGLLAVALLVISAFTIDLGQAYVSKRNLQKAADAGALAAAQELTQFQGTCNNVASNSTARTNAHVAADNHRQSNREDNYTASRELDFDVRCDPELRVLVVDYEVEGDTTSFFGPLAGGESTVTTDRRAQAIVDVAPGANEGMRPLALCSASFDPTYMERSGDFVRVHFPGAGRVPPAACGGSAPGNWWLIDCPGERTGAAGGPDGLPTQIREGCQDPVSVIPGQTDATTPGQLTVVLEEACPTAEQYSETCMSGNPGNISQGQNAEAWKDFIDSGETALFPVFCAPTSCDAVTLNGNGTNAVFPIYKLVSAVVCGFHYRNNASDKYDSTHENCAGNPYPASSDTSGNNYFVFKFSTFRSSSTNAETECALGAECDGGLRRTRLSE; encoded by the coding sequence ATGAAGCGCCGTCGCGACCGCGACGAGCAGGGCGTGACCATCGTCCTGGTCGGACTGCTCGCCGTGGCCCTCCTCGTCATCTCCGCCTTCACGATCGACCTCGGACAGGCCTACGTGAGCAAGCGCAACCTGCAGAAGGCCGCCGACGCGGGTGCACTCGCTGCCGCGCAAGAGCTGACCCAGTTCCAGGGCACGTGCAACAACGTCGCCTCCAACAGCACTGCTCGGACCAACGCGCACGTGGCCGCAGACAACCACCGCCAGTCGAACCGCGAGGACAACTACACCGCGTCGCGCGAGCTCGACTTCGACGTCAGGTGCGATCCCGAGCTCCGAGTCCTCGTGGTGGACTACGAGGTGGAAGGCGACACCACGTCGTTCTTCGGCCCGCTGGCCGGCGGCGAGAGCACCGTCACCACCGACCGTCGAGCGCAAGCGATCGTCGACGTGGCACCTGGCGCGAACGAAGGCATGCGGCCCCTGGCCCTCTGCTCCGCCTCGTTCGACCCCACCTACATGGAGCGCAGCGGTGACTTCGTCCGCGTCCACTTCCCCGGCGCAGGGCGCGTGCCACCGGCCGCGTGCGGCGGTAGCGCGCCCGGCAACTGGTGGCTCATCGACTGCCCCGGCGAGCGCACGGGTGCAGCAGGAGGCCCGGACGGCCTCCCGACGCAGATCCGGGAGGGGTGCCAGGACCCCGTCTCCGTCATCCCCGGCCAGACCGACGCCACCACGCCCGGCCAGCTCACCGTGGTCCTCGAGGAGGCCTGCCCCACTGCCGAGCAGTACTCCGAGACCTGCATGAGCGGAAACCCCGGCAACATCTCCCAGGGGCAGAACGCTGAGGCCTGGAAGGACTTCATCGACAGCGGCGAGACGGCGCTGTTCCCCGTGTTCTGCGCACCCACCAGCTGCGACGCAGTGACGCTCAACGGCAACGGCACCAACGCCGTGTTCCCCATCTACAAGCTCGTCAGCGCCGTGGTGTGCGGGTTCCACTACAGGAACAACGCCAGCGACAAGTACGACTCCACGCACGAGAACTGTGCCGGCAATCCGTACCCGGCGAGCTCGGACACCTCGGGCAACAACTACTTCGTCTTCAAGTTCTCGACGTTCCGGTCGAGCAGCACCAACGCCGAGACGGAGTGTGCGCTCGGCGCCGAGTGCGATGGCGGGCTGCGCCGCACGCGCCTGAGTGAGTGA
- a CDS encoding ROK family protein, giving the protein MTNDSGMAVGVDVGGTKVIAGVVGERGETVSIARRGTPGRSVDARHLEDTIVEVVQEVSGGRPMLGVGIAAAGFVDVTRERVMFAPHLPWRGEPVRERLQERLGAPVVLDNDANCAALAEATYGAGQGADPMLMITLGTGIGGAVVLRGEVMRGAHGMAGEFGHMRVVPDGRPCQCGRSGCWEQYCSGNALERYVRSRIGVDSTILVDACDGNPDTLTGPMVTAAADEGDLVAREAFRVVGEQLGLGVANLVAALDPEVVVVGGGLSAAGDRLLEPGRIALARALVGSGHRVVPPLVGAALGPEAGVVGAAELVRQRVAQARR; this is encoded by the coding sequence ATGACCAATGATTCCGGGATGGCCGTCGGCGTGGACGTCGGTGGCACCAAGGTGATCGCCGGGGTCGTCGGTGAGCGCGGGGAGACCGTGTCGATCGCGCGTCGTGGCACCCCCGGTCGGTCGGTCGACGCGCGGCACCTGGAGGACACGATCGTCGAGGTCGTGCAGGAGGTCTCCGGAGGACGCCCGATGCTGGGGGTCGGGATCGCGGCTGCCGGGTTTGTGGACGTCACCCGCGAGCGAGTGATGTTCGCGCCACACCTGCCGTGGCGGGGGGAGCCGGTGCGGGAGCGGCTCCAGGAGAGGCTCGGCGCTCCGGTGGTGCTCGACAACGACGCCAACTGCGCAGCCCTGGCGGAGGCGACGTACGGCGCCGGGCAAGGCGCTGACCCGATGCTGATGATCACCCTCGGAACGGGCATCGGCGGTGCCGTCGTGCTGCGGGGCGAGGTCATGCGCGGAGCCCACGGGATGGCCGGCGAGTTCGGCCACATGCGGGTCGTGCCCGACGGGCGTCCCTGCCAGTGCGGGCGGTCGGGATGCTGGGAGCAGTACTGCTCGGGCAATGCGCTCGAGCGCTACGTCCGCAGCCGCATCGGGGTCGACTCGACCATTCTCGTGGACGCCTGCGACGGCAATCCCGACACGCTCACCGGTCCGATGGTCACCGCTGCTGCGGACGAGGGCGACCTCGTGGCCCGCGAAGCCTTCCGGGTGGTGGGGGAGCAGCTGGGTCTCGGTGTCGCCAACCTGGTCGCGGCGCTCGACCCGGAGGTCGTGGTGGTCGGCGGCGGCCTGTCGGCGGCCGGTGACCGGCTCCTCGAACCGGGCCGCATCGCGCTGGCACGCGCTCTCGTCGGCAGCGGCCACCGCGTCGTACCGCCCCTGGTCGGGGCCGCGCTCGGTCCGGAGGCGGGCGTCGTCGGAGCCGCGGAGCTCGTGCGGCAGCGCGTCGCTCAGGCGCGGCGGTAG